From Triticum urartu cultivar G1812 chromosome 2, Tu2.1, whole genome shotgun sequence, a single genomic window includes:
- the LOC125537378 gene encoding uncharacterized protein LOC125537378, whose translation MLIWFCIGSCHCCFLQFDSWSNFSVCRAVACSLSKTPAARRPPPAAYPVCCRSSPAARRLSHLLLLYRRPSASIRWPPVSLIHKRPRRSGSAEPPPGGVPARGCVHLAVECLLPSGRPDSLFILQLQPNPDTQDVKRAFRRLANLLAPRRDPHPRLTPPFASSKRPSPTSWRAPPPAPVSLLLLLAAFPSQRCALDGLPPLLPCAWVRAHAGGAFAWVLEPLIHVHVRGYLARAAALSLLAGRRRSGCSRRLSHGLCMKYSQQSNDQT comes from the exons ATGCTCATTTGGTTCTGTATTGGTTCATGTCACTGTTGTTTCCTGCAATTTGATTCATGGTCAAACTTTTCAGTCTGCCGGGCGGTGGCCTGCTCCCTCTCGAAGACTCCTGccgctcgccgcccgccgcccgccgcttATCCCGTCTGCTGCCGCTCGTCGCCTGCCGCCCGCCGCTTATCCCATCTCCTGCTGCTCTACCGCCGCCCCAGCGCCTCTATAAGATGGCCCCCGGTCTCGCTTATCCACAAGCGGCCGCGGAGGAGCGGCTCCGCCGAGCCGCCACCAGGGGGCGTACCGGCGAGGGGCTGCGTCCACCTTGCCGTCGAGTGCCTCCTCCCCTCCGGCCGCCCCGATTCCCTCTTCATCCTCCAGCTCCAGCCCAACCCCGACACCCAGGACGTCAAGCGGGCCTTCCGTCGCCTAGCCAACCTCCTGGCCCCTCGGCGCGATCCCCATCCCCGGCTGACACCGCCCTTCGCGTCGTCGAAGAGGCCTTCGCCCACCTCTTGGAGAGCACCTCCACCAGCGCCGGTTTCGCTCCTGCTGCTCCTGGCGGCGTTTCCGTCCCAGAGATGTGCTCTGGACGGTCTGCCCCCACTGCTGCCATGTGCATGGGTACGAGCGCATGCTGGTGGGGCGTTTGCTTGGGTGCTCGAACCCCTGATTCATGTGCATGTTCGTGGCTACCTAGCCCGCGCGGCTGCCCTCTCCCTGCTCGccggtcgccgccgctcgggttgTTCGCGCAGGCTAAGCCACGGGTTGTGTATGAAATATTCACAACAAAGCAACG ATCAAACATAG